One window from the genome of Hydra vulgaris chromosome 02, alternate assembly HydraT2T_AEP encodes:
- the LOC136077017 gene encoding uncharacterized protein LOC136077017: MCFQQMLPTHPFSAMFTKSELTFIDGSIGYSNSDKKWKISDNTCRKNDLTMLQQFQNGFSNELSENAKHQKSLDFMAENGLRQLGESRIGIFSDRIKPDPLHFEINNWIHCLNVLYFEATRRNRFVEFCKILKAPAKHSSDSIFGIGLSFIGKIYEEHYLVEDNRLKTPSVRIIGAQAISIAQYGYRLVDVLKHNKESEQEKVIRLVLAQIFTALRDVGSIINIVDVVDENYVESVTTACQRYFLLFALFFPLNCNSTVWTIGYVVPFHAEEVFKGYGVGYGILSMQGKEFKHSSIKQELKTCSNRSTKQDKRGKWYQLMRSSYVRNFYLPYHFPIPSMYQSHFQPRKPVTDKECCNCSRSLQSELLCLVCIESVSILDCVQKKYLTEDILFIIKPVKCKICSKRFTDPCSLNKHTAKNECNQVITQLIPQALTIYQLRNELKAHKKSVIGSKKDLIRRLEGLL; the protein is encoded by the exons ATGTGCTTCCAACAAATGCTACCTACCCATCCCTTTTCTGCAATGTTCACAAAAAGTGAACTTACTTTTATAGATGGATCAATTGGGTATTCAAATTCTGACAAGAAATGGAAGATTTCTGATAACACTTGTCGAAAAAATGATCTTACCATGTTACAACAGTTTCaaaatggtttttcaaatgAGTTGTCAGAAAATGCTAAACATCAAAAGTCTCTGGATTTTATGGCTGAGAATGGGTTGCGTCAATTAGGTGAATCAAGAATTGGTATATTTTCTGACAGAATAAAACCAGACCCCCtacattttgaaataaacaattgGATACATTGTctaaatgtattatattttgaagCAACAAGACGAAACAGATTTGTTGAGTTTTGTAAAATCCTAAAAGCACCAGCTAAGCATTCTTCTGATTCTATTTTTGGCATTGGCTTAAGTTTTATTGGTAAAATTTATGAAGAACATTACCTTGTGGAAGATAATCG ATTGAAGACTCCATCTGTCAGGATTATTGGTGCACAAGCGATATCGATTGCCCAATATGGTTATCGCTTAGTTGATGTTTTGAAACATAATAAAGAATCAGAACAGGAAAAAGTTATAAGACTAGTTCTAGCACAGATATTTACTGCACTTCGAGATGTTGGAAGTATAATTAACATTGTAGATGTTGTTGATGAAAATTATGTTGAAAGTGTTACTACTGCCtgtcaaagatattttttattatttgcgcTTTTTTTCCCTCTAAACTGCAACAGTACAGTTTGGACTATTGGTTATGTTGTTCCATTTCATGCGGAAGAAGTTTTCAAGGGCTATGGAGTTGGTTATGGGATTCTTTCTATGCAAGGAAAAGAATTCAAACATTCATCCATTAAACAAGAATTAAAAACTTGTAGCAACAGATCTACAAAACAAGACAAAAGAGGTAAATGGTATCAACTGATGCGGTCTAGCTATGTACGAAATTTTTACTTGCCTTATCATTTTCCAATACCATCCATGTATCAATCTCATTTTCAACCTCGTAAACCTGTTACAGACAAAGAATGCTGTAACTGTTCACGTTCACTACAATCTGAGCTTTTATGTCTAGTTTGCATCGAGTCTGTTTCAATTTTAGATTGTGtccagaaaaaatatttgacagaagatattttattcataataaagCCTGTTAAATGCAAAATATGTAGCAAAAGATTTACAGATCCATGTTCATTGAATAAACACACAGCAAAAAATGAATGCAATCAAGTTATTACTCAACTTATTCCTCAAGCATTAACTATTTACCAGCTTAGAAATGAGCTGAAAGCTCATAAAAAGAGtgttattggttcaaaaaaagatttgataagaCGTCTAGAGGGCTTGttgtaa